In Mycoplasma sp. Mirounga ES2805-ORL, a single window of DNA contains:
- a CDS encoding alpha/beta fold hydrolase, with protein sequence MTKMNYVKQDDYLIPIYTVDKKSNTTYFFLHGLNSSSDFMLPILKYEHHYNVVAINLPGSKYFKKVDPEQISIEWWIKVANQVLEKIKTKNIVIVAHSMSGGIAFKLAKNPKVKKIIMVSTINPSIRENKSYYVLKSLISPNNTFSKIVGKTIELIGGQMKYKTSSLINSFSKKGLWHNLLKNYVLKEEFLDNLGQEYKNHKEVLSLVIGDNDAVIGTNSFVNFGKSLGLECSIIGIGHSPIKSAPKEMSLFLNDQWKSKKRHFWNRFMKIPKDYKEFINNYEGTSFHIPDETFEQIIDDAKKNIN encoded by the coding sequence ATGACTAAGATGAATTATGTAAAACAAGACGATTATTTAATTCCAATTTACACAGTAGATAAAAAATCAAATACGACATATTTTTTTCTACATGGTTTAAATTCAAGTAGTGACTTCATGCTTCCAATATTAAAATATGAACATCACTATAATGTTGTAGCAATTAATCTACCAGGTAGTAAATATTTTAAAAAGGTTGATCCAGAACAAATATCTATTGAATGATGGATTAAAGTGGCTAATCAAGTTTTAGAAAAAATAAAAACCAAAAATATTGTTATAGTTGCTCACTCAATGAGTGGAGGTATTGCTTTCAAATTAGCTAAAAATCCGAAAGTTAAAAAAATAATAATGGTATCAACAATTAATCCTTCAATAAGAGAAAATAAATCATACTATGTTTTGAAATCATTAATTTCTCCGAACAACACATTTTCAAAAATTGTTGGAAAAACAATTGAATTAATTGGTGGACAAATGAAATACAAAACAAGTTCGTTAATTAATAGCTTTTCTAAAAAAGGTTTATGGCATAATTTGTTGAAAAATTATGTGCTTAAAGAAGAATTCTTAGATAATTTAGGTCAAGAATATAAAAATCATAAAGAGGTACTTTCACTTGTTATTGGAGATAATGATGCTGTTATCGGAACAAATAGTTTTGTCAACTTCGGAAAAAGTTTAGGTTTAGAATGTTCAATCATTGGTATTGGCCATTCCCCAATTAAAAGCGCGCCAAAGGAAATGTCTCTCTTCTTAAATGATCAATGAAAATCTAAAAAAAGACACTTCTGAAATAGATTTATGAAAATACCAAAAGACTATAAAGAATTTATTAATAATTATGAAGGTACATCATTCCATATTCCGGATGAAACCTTTGAACAAATTATTGATGATGCTAAAAAAAATATTAATTAA
- a CDS encoding Fic family protein, which translates to MKNFEKIKDNKYDIIKFFFVYHCLPYNQIFYDDIIKKLNENKYNDDFFVDKNLLNINSQKEIKNFAKGLEIICISNDKFKLENLTPEILIRESILLNYILLNNVDKLKDNAGILRVKKSNKILVTDDIKNENKSQPPLLINYPGLLKDISNIMKISKNNMAKISLLSAYLLKNQLFYNGNKRMTFLLTNKLLINNGFAPYFDQMLFEQQSSVASNKRLLDEWNIISYINNIYKKYRGDKTIFDAKFKQDINEFIKNYKFINGNDFNQLASRKISEYEKIMEEIESINTNSGEHIISLSEVIESKEYKSLLSRK; encoded by the coding sequence ATGAAAAATTTTGAAAAAATTAAGGATAATAAATATGACATAATAAAATTCTTTTTTGTTTATCATTGTTTGCCTTATAATCAAATTTTTTATGATGACATTATTAAAAAACTTAATGAAAATAAATATAATGATGACTTCTTTGTAGATAAGAACTTATTAAATATTAATTCACAAAAAGAAATTAAAAATTTTGCTAAAGGATTAGAAATAATTTGCATTTCAAACGATAAATTTAAATTAGAAAATCTAACACCTGAAATTCTTATAAGAGAATCTATTTTATTAAACTACATATTGCTAAACAATGTTGATAAACTAAAAGATAATGCTGGAATTTTAAGAGTTAAAAAGTCAAATAAAATATTAGTTACCGATGATATTAAAAATGAAAATAAATCTCAACCACCATTATTAATTAATTACCCAGGTTTATTAAAAGATATTAGTAATATAATGAAAATTTCTAAAAACAATATGGCTAAAATTTCTCTATTATCTGCTTACTTATTAAAAAATCAACTCTTTTATAACGGCAATAAAAGAATGACATTTCTTTTAACTAATAAGTTATTGATTAATAATGGTTTTGCTCCATATTTTGATCAAATGTTATTCGAACAGCAAAGCAGCGTCGCATCAAATAAAAGACTATTAGATGAATGAAATATTATTTCCTATATAAATAACATCTATAAAAAGTATCGAGGTGACAAAACAATTTTCGATGCAAAATTTAAACAAGATATCAATGAATTTATCAAAAATTATAAATTTATCAATGGAAATGATTTTAATCAGCTTGCTTCTCGAAAAATAAGCGAATATGAAAAGATTATGGAAGAAATTGAATCAATAAATACAAATTCTGGAGAACATATTATTTCGTTAAGTGAAGTTATTGAAAGCAAAGAATATAAATCATTGCTATCAAGAAAGTAA
- a CDS encoding Cof-type HAD-IIB family hydrolase, which yields MKINNIEGYFIDIDGTLLDDPETGTISKGNIEYLKELQKLKPVIPSTGRSPKGFVPELMKAINAPYAVCSTGAIIIDNNENIIIKKIIDHKLAEEILKYFMLRELYIIINGSGSIYFKDRFNWHERAWEKLFSKEKYSKINIENQDVNQLLVFGLSIEKTKELKEIIEEKWPSLSCQIVSHGYSLEITSAEATKGKGNKHVAELLGINIKNCVHIGDSDNDASALPETGFLIAMANSQLNLKDKAHYIGYDYMDSGLAKTIREFEDNTINLPIKKPNK from the coding sequence ATGAAAATAAATAATATTGAAGGATATTTTATTGATATTGATGGTACGCTTTTGGATGATCCTGAAACTGGCACTATTTCAAAAGGAAATATTGAATATCTAAAAGAATTGCAAAAGTTGAAACCAGTTATTCCATCAACCGGTAGAAGTCCAAAAGGTTTTGTTCCCGAATTAATGAAAGCTATTAATGCTCCATATGCAGTTTGCTCTACTGGAGCGATAATTATAGATAATAATGAAAATATAATTATTAAGAAAATTATTGACCATAAGTTGGCTGAAGAAATATTAAAATATTTTATGTTAAGAGAATTGTACATAATTATAAACGGTTCTGGATCTATATATTTTAAAGATAGATTTAACTGACATGAACGCGCTTGGGAAAAATTATTTTCAAAAGAAAAATATTCTAAAATCAACATTGAAAATCAAGACGTTAATCAACTTTTAGTATTTGGTTTATCAATTGAAAAAACAAAAGAATTAAAAGAAATTATTGAAGAAAAATGACCTTCATTATCTTGTCAAATAGTTTCTCATGGATATTCACTAGAAATAACATCAGCTGAGGCTACTAAAGGTAAAGGCAATAAACATGTTGCAGAATTATTAGGAATTAATATTAAGAACTGCGTGCATATTGGCGATTCAGATAATGATGCAAGTGCACTTCCTGAAACCGGTTTTTTAATAGCAATGGCAAATTCACAATTAAATTTAAAAGACAAAGCCCATTATATAGGATATGATTATATGGATTCAGGTTTGGCAAAAACCATTAGGGAATTCGAAGACAATACTATTAATTTACCTATAAAAAAGCCAAATAAGTAA